In a genomic window of Candidatus Saccharimonadales bacterium:
- the rplD gene encoding 50S ribosomal protein L4 produces DRVWVVDSLITTGKTTDLTKFLNKIGFKTGLLIVDEVTAELKRASSNIPGVQPIAIAKLSTADVLGNNQLMFTKPALAALSSRLGAKS; encoded by the coding sequence CGATCGGGTCTGGGTAGTAGATAGCTTGATAACCACCGGCAAAACCACCGACTTAACGAAATTTCTGAACAAAATCGGTTTTAAAACCGGCTTGCTGATAGTTGATGAGGTTACGGCTGAGCTCAAAAGGGCTAGCTCTAACATCCCCGGCGTGCAGCCGATTGCGATCGCCAAACTGTCGACCGCGGACGTACTGGGTAATAATCAACTGATGTTTACCAAACCAGCTCTGGCAGCACTGTCCAGCCGGCTAGGTGCAAAGTCATGA
- a CDS encoding 50S ribosomal protein L23, whose translation MISLAPRLSEKTYKLAQTDNTYVFDVPASANKQQVKAAVESRFKVAVVKINTQLKSGKTKRSVRKRSQPVIGTEKAVKRAYVRLKSGDKIPMFEEGA comes from the coding sequence ATGATCAGCCTAGCACCGCGTTTAAGCGAAAAGACGTATAAATTGGCCCAAACCGATAATACATACGTTTTTGATGTGCCAGCCTCGGCTAACAAGCAGCAGGTCAAGGCCGCGGTTGAATCGCGCTTTAAAGTAGCAGTGGTAAAAATCAACACCCAGCTCAAAAGCGGTAAGACCAAGCGCAGTGTACGTAAACGGTCCCAGCCGGTAATCGGCACTGAGAAAGCCGTCAAACGAGCCTACGTCAGGCTTAAAAGCGGAGATAAGATTCCGATGTTCGAAGAGGGAGCTTAA
- the rplB gene encoding 50S ribosomal protein L2: MAIKTLKPTTPARRGMTTADFGSLTAKQPVKSLLRSKKQKSGRNNAGRITSRHRGGGAKKFYRLVNFSPSKELDLTVEAIEYDPNRSARIARVIDQGGRYHYVLATKGLKVGHKLAIGASSSIEPGNRLLIEAIPVGTVISSVELVPGRGAQLARSAGTSVQLIAKEDKLAQIKLPSGEVRVVDISCQATVGTIGNLQHQNIKLGSAGRKRRQGRRPHVRGIAMNAADHPHGGGEGKGKGNDPQSPWGQPALGFKTRRRKSTDKYIVRSRHQSKRR; this comes from the coding sequence ATGGCTATTAAAACACTCAAACCAACTACTCCGGCTCGACGCGGCATGACCACTGCCGATTTTGGCAGCCTGACCGCCAAGCAGCCGGTAAAGTCGCTGCTACGGTCAAAAAAACAGAAATCCGGACGTAATAATGCCGGTCGAATTACTTCCCGGCATCGTGGCGGCGGCGCCAAGAAATTCTATCGACTGGTTAACTTTAGCCCGTCGAAGGAGTTGGACTTGACAGTTGAAGCCATCGAGTATGACCCTAACCGCTCGGCCCGAATTGCCCGAGTCATCGACCAAGGCGGCCGATATCATTATGTCCTGGCGACCAAAGGCTTAAAAGTCGGACACAAGCTAGCTATCGGCGCCAGCTCGTCGATCGAACCGGGAAACCGTTTACTGATTGAAGCAATCCCGGTAGGTACGGTGATATCCAGCGTCGAACTGGTACCGGGCAGAGGTGCCCAGCTGGCCCGCAGCGCCGGTACTAGCGTGCAATTGATTGCCAAAGAAGATAAACTAGCCCAGATCAAGTTACCGAGCGGTGAAGTTCGAGTGGTGGACATAAGCTGCCAGGCTACGGTTGGTACAATCGGCAATCTGCAACATCAGAACATCAAACTCGGTAGTGCCGGCCGTAAACGCCGGCAAGGGCGCCGACCGCATGTGCGCGGCATCGCCATGAATGCGGCCGATCATCCGCACGGCGGCGGTGAAGGCAAGGGCAAGGGCAATGACCCGCAGAGTCCGTGGGGTCAGCCCGCTTTGGGCTTTAAAACCCGGCGCCGCAAGAGCACTGATAAATACATTGTCCGATCGAGACATCAGAGTAAGAGGCGATAG
- the rpsS gene encoding 30S ribosomal protein S19, with protein sequence MSRSLKKGPYIDPKLARKIAALGTDDRTVIKTWARSSVISPDMVGRTIAVHNGKVHVPVFITENMVGHKLGEFSPTRKFRSHGGKLAKAEV encoded by the coding sequence ATGAGTCGTTCACTCAAAAAAGGTCCGTATATCGACCCTAAATTAGCGCGCAAAATTGCGGCGCTGGGCACCGATGACAGAACCGTTATCAAAACTTGGGCTCGGTCGAGCGTAATCTCTCCGGATATGGTCGGACGAACTATCGCGGTTCACAATGGCAAGGTTCACGTACCGGTGTTTATAACGGAAAATATGGTTGGCCATAAGCTCGGTGAATTTTCTCCGACCCGCAAATTTAGATCGCATGGCGGCAAATTAGCCAAGGCAGAGGTTTAG
- the rplV gene encoding 50S ribosomal protein L22, whose amino-acid sequence MSVQAIAKSVRISPRKAGLVASLVRGRSVSDALIILDHTPKKGAPIIKKVVESARANATNNHGLDETSLIVSELIVGQGPAMKRFQPAAFGRARPYKRRTSHIKVVLDGRLKASSAKKAKPTKTEKA is encoded by the coding sequence ATGAGTGTCCAGGCGATCGCCAAGTCGGTTCGTATCTCACCGCGCAAGGCCGGTTTGGTAGCCTCATTGGTTCGCGGCCGGTCGGTCAGTGACGCTTTGATCATACTCGACCATACGCCCAAAAAAGGCGCCCCAATAATTAAAAAAGTCGTGGAAAGCGCCCGGGCCAATGCCACCAACAACCACGGTTTGGACGAAACATCGTTGATTGTGAGCGAGCTGATTGTCGGCCAGGGGCCGGCTATGAAACGCTTCCAGCCGGCGGCCTTTGGGCGTGCCCGGCCCTACAAACGGCGCACATCACATATCAAAGTCGTCCTCGACGGCCGACTCAAAGCAAGTAGCGCCAAAAAAGCCAAACCAACCAAAACGGAGAAGGCATAA
- the rpsC gene encoding 30S ribosomal protein S3, translating to MGQKVSPISMRLQVNKNWRSRWFANKRDYSGYLKKDLTVRKQIEQRFRGRAVIGRIDIERSPNLVTVTIHTGKAGVVIGRGGAGVQELKEEIEKIFGVEVRLNIEEVKKPELNAKLVAENIASQLERRIAFRRALKSTAAATMRSGAKGIRVEMGGRLGGSDMSRREKLIDGSVPLHTIRADIDYAKATAFTKAGTIGVKVWIYKGETTEV from the coding sequence ATGGGCCAAAAAGTCAGCCCGATCAGTATGAGATTGCAAGTCAATAAAAATTGGCGCTCCCGCTGGTTTGCCAACAAACGGGACTACTCGGGGTATCTCAAAAAAGACTTGACCGTCAGAAAACAAATCGAACAACGGTTTCGTGGCCGCGCCGTTATCGGCCGGATCGATATTGAACGATCACCTAATCTAGTAACAGTGACGATACACACCGGTAAAGCCGGAGTGGTAATCGGCCGGGGCGGCGCTGGTGTACAGGAGCTGAAAGAAGAAATCGAGAAGATCTTTGGAGTCGAAGTCAGGCTGAACATCGAAGAAGTCAAAAAGCCAGAGTTAAACGCCAAATTAGTTGCGGAGAATATTGCCAGCCAACTCGAACGCCGCATCGCGTTTAGGCGGGCTTTGAAGTCAACCGCTGCGGCCACAATGCGCTCCGGCGCCAAAGGTATCAGAGTAGAGATGGGCGGACGGCTCGGCGGTTCCGACATGTCTCGACGCGAAAAACTAATCGACGGCAGCGTGCCGCTACATACTATCCGGGCCGATATCGACTACGCTAAGGCTACGGCATTTACAAAAGCCGGTACGATTGGCGTTAAGGTTTGGATTTATAAAGGTGAGACAACTGAGGTTTAG
- the rplP gene encoding 50S ribosomal protein L16, translating to MLMPNKTKYRKIRKGRIKGVAASNQYVAFGDYGLQAMQPGRLSSRQIESARQAMTRYVKRGGKIWIRIFPHIAVTKKPQDVKMGSGKGNPEYFAAKVKPGMIIFEMDDVSEEQAREAMRLAAHKLPIRTKFVVKDRL from the coding sequence ATGTTGATGCCAAATAAGACCAAATACCGCAAGATCAGAAAGGGCCGAATTAAGGGCGTCGCCGCCTCCAACCAATACGTGGCCTTTGGTGATTATGGCCTGCAGGCGATGCAGCCCGGCCGGCTGAGTTCACGCCAAATCGAATCGGCCCGTCAAGCCATGACTCGCTATGTAAAGCGTGGTGGTAAGATTTGGATCAGAATATTCCCGCATATCGCCGTCACCAAAAAGCCCCAGGATGTCAAAATGGGCAGCGGCAAAGGCAACCCGGAGTATTTTGCAGCCAAAGTCAAGCCTGGCATGATTATTTTCGAGATGGATGACGTCAGCGAGGAGCAGGCCCGGGAAGCTATGCGGCTGGCAGCCCACAAACTGCCGATTAGGACCAAGTTTGTTGTAAAGGATCGTCTATGA
- the rpmC gene encoding 50S ribosomal protein L29 gives MKKPDLAAKTTKELERESEKLRLKLSELKTDRYLKEVKNIRSIRQTRRQLARVLTAVKAAGDRE, from the coding sequence ATGAAAAAGCCTGATTTAGCCGCCAAAACCACCAAAGAACTCGAACGCGAAAGCGAAAAATTACGGCTTAAGCTGAGTGAGCTTAAAACTGACCGGTATTTAAAGGAAGTGAAGAATATTCGCTCTATTCGTCAAACCCGCCGTCAATTAGCCCGGGTTCTAACCGCTGTTAAGGCCGCCGGAGACCGGGAGTAA
- a CDS encoding 30S ribosomal protein S17 gives MARTLIGLIVSISDSKTAVVAVAERRRHKLYDKQYSITSRLPVHNDSAKLGDRVRIAETRPVSRHKAWRVEKVIKPNEASHD, from the coding sequence ATGGCCAGAACACTCATTGGACTAATCGTATCGATCAGCGACTCCAAGACCGCGGTCGTAGCCGTTGCGGAGCGTCGTCGCCACAAGCTATATGACAAACAGTATTCCATTACCAGCCGCTTACCCGTGCATAACGACAGCGCTAAATTAGGAGATCGAGTTAGAATCGCTGAAACGCGGCCAGTCAGCCGGCATAAAGCCTGGCGAGTCGAGAAAGTCATCAAACCCAACGAGGCCAGTCATGATTAG
- the rplN gene encoding 50S ribosomal protein L14, whose translation MISQESRLKVTDNSGAREILCIRVLGGSRRRYARVGDVITASVKQATPAGTVKKKEVVKAVVVRTRRPLLRPDGSTIAFDDNAAVILADNKNPRATRIFGPVPRELRELGYGKIISLAPEVL comes from the coding sequence ATGATTAGCCAAGAATCTCGTCTAAAAGTTACCGATAACAGCGGCGCAAGGGAGATACTTTGTATCCGGGTCTTGGGCGGCAGCCGGCGACGTTATGCCCGCGTGGGTGACGTCATCACTGCCAGCGTCAAACAGGCCACCCCGGCCGGTACGGTCAAGAAAAAGGAAGTGGTAAAAGCCGTCGTGGTGAGAACCCGACGACCACTCTTGCGGCCGGACGGTTCGACCATCGCCTTTGACGACAACGCCGCGGTTATCCTGGCCGATAACAAGAATCCGCGTGCTACCCGTATTTTCGGGCCGGTACCTAGAGAATTACGAGAGTTGGGGTACGGTAAAATAATCAGTCTAGCGCCGGAGGTACTATGA
- the rplX gene encoding 50S ribosomal protein L24: protein MKLVKGDNVVILSGRHRGQTGKVSRLLPKEAKVLIDGLNLKTKHLKPKSKQPGGREKIEHPLPISKVALVRPGKQKLGSRVGFKLAKDGQKTRVYRQAGNKEVKS from the coding sequence ATGAAATTAGTCAAAGGCGATAACGTCGTCATTCTCAGCGGCCGTCACCGAGGTCAAACCGGTAAAGTTAGCCGGCTCTTGCCGAAAGAGGCCAAAGTCCTAATCGATGGCCTTAATCTTAAGACCAAACACCTCAAACCAAAGAGCAAACAACCGGGCGGCCGAGAAAAAATCGAACATCCGTTACCGATTAGCAAAGTCGCTTTAGTGCGTCCAGGTAAGCAGAAGCTCGGCTCGAGGGTTGGCTTTAAGCTGGCCAAGGACGGACAAAAAACCAGAGTCTACCGCCAAGCCGGTAATAAGGAGGTTAAATCATGA
- the rplE gene encoding 50S ribosomal protein L5: MTKTTDKPRLKQQFFDKLRPELVKSLGLKNLNQVPRLEKVVVSAGLGRAKDDKRLLEAAVKTLREITGQQPVEALSRKSIASFKLRDGQVVGLKVTLRRDRMYEFIDRLVNVVLPRVRDFHGLSRSAFDGHGNYNIGLVDQSVFPELSFEDTALPHGLEITLVTSAKDDSQSEVLLESLGLPLAKKDEA, from the coding sequence ATGACCAAGACAACCGATAAACCGCGGCTAAAACAACAGTTTTTTGATAAGTTACGGCCGGAATTAGTCAAAAGCTTGGGGCTTAAAAACCTCAACCAAGTTCCGCGACTGGAAAAAGTCGTGGTCAGCGCTGGATTGGGGCGGGCAAAAGACGATAAACGCTTGCTTGAAGCCGCCGTCAAGACGCTGCGCGAAATTACCGGGCAGCAACCGGTGGAGGCGCTCTCCCGTAAATCGATAGCCAGCTTTAAACTGCGCGACGGGCAGGTAGTTGGCCTCAAGGTAACCTTGCGCCGAGATCGAATGTACGAGTTCATCGATCGCCTGGTAAACGTGGTGCTGCCTCGTGTGCGTGACTTCCACGGTCTCAGCCGATCGGCTTTTGATGGCCACGGCAATTATAATATCGGCTTAGTTGACCAGTCGGTTTTTCCCGAGCTGTCGTTTGAAGATACCGCCCTGCCGCACGGGCTGGAGATAACTTTGGTGACCAGCGCCAAAGATGATAGCCAGAGCGAGGTGCTGCTTGAGAGTTTGGGCCTACCGCTGGCCAAGAAGGACGAGGCCTAA
- the rpsN gene encoding 30S ribosomal protein S14 produces MAKKSILARDQKRQKLIMQYAQKRADLKAAGDYEALALLPRNSSPTRWTNRCVESGRSRGYLRRFGLSRIAFREHAGKGEIPGVTKASW; encoded by the coding sequence ATGGCGAAGAAATCGATACTTGCACGTGATCAAAAGCGGCAGAAGTTGATAATGCAATACGCCCAAAAACGAGCCGACCTAAAAGCCGCTGGCGACTATGAAGCGCTGGCTCTGTTGCCGCGTAATTCCAGTCCGACGAGATGGACTAACCGCTGCGTGGAATCCGGTCGATCACGCGGTTATTTGCGACGATTCGGACTGAGCCGGATTGCTTTTCGAGAGCACGCTGGCAAGGGTGAAATACCGGGTGTAACTAAGGCCAGCTGGTAA
- the rpsH gene encoding 30S ribosomal protein S8 — protein sequence MNTDPIADMLSRIRNAIAVNQTTINLPYSKIKERVAQLLKDQGYIEGAKEEEIAGFKRLSITINQTGSNPKISHIKRLSKPGRRLYSSVDKLPRSLNGRGIVIVSTSQGLMTDNDARKLKVGGELICEVY from the coding sequence ATGAATACTGACCCTATCGCCGATATGCTCAGCCGGATCAGGAATGCGATTGCCGTGAATCAAACGACGATTAATCTGCCCTACTCCAAAATAAAAGAACGAGTGGCCCAGTTGCTGAAAGACCAGGGCTACATCGAAGGCGCCAAGGAAGAAGAAATCGCTGGTTTTAAACGACTGTCAATTACTATTAACCAAACCGGGTCCAACCCCAAAATATCCCATATCAAACGCCTGTCTAAACCAGGCCGCCGGCTATATTCGAGCGTCGACAAGCTGCCGAGAAGCCTCAACGGCCGCGGCATCGTGATTGTTTCGACCAGCCAGGGTCTGATGACTGATAACGACGCCCGTAAGCTGAAAGTCGGCGGTGAACTCATATGCGAGGTTTATTAG
- the rplF gene encoding 50S ribosomal protein L6, producing the protein MSRIGRQAIQVPSGVEVTLVGSRLKVKGPKGELDLRLPKVLEFKSSAGKLELIRQRDSKTARSLHGLTRANLQNAIKGVNEGYSLKLEISGVGFKAQATTDGLSLNLGLSHVLNYQLPAGVMAAVDQSVITITGIDKQQVGQVAAEIRAFKKPEPYKGKGIKLSDEYVIRKAGKAAATAKE; encoded by the coding sequence ATGAGCAGAATTGGTCGACAGGCTATTCAAGTACCGTCAGGAGTCGAGGTTACTTTGGTTGGTAGCCGCCTTAAGGTCAAAGGGCCGAAAGGCGAGCTCGATTTACGGTTGCCGAAAGTACTCGAATTTAAGTCGAGCGCAGGCAAGTTGGAACTAATTAGGCAGCGTGATAGTAAGACGGCCCGATCATTACATGGGTTAACTCGGGCTAATTTGCAAAATGCAATCAAAGGTGTAAATGAAGGCTACAGTTTAAAACTAGAGATAAGCGGCGTTGGTTTCAAGGCCCAGGCCACCACCGACGGATTAAGCTTGAACCTAGGCTTGTCGCACGTGCTTAACTATCAGCTACCGGCTGGCGTTATGGCGGCAGTTGACCAGAGCGTCATCACGATTACCGGGATCGATAAACAGCAGGTCGGGCAAGTCGCCGCTGAGATCAGGGCATTCAAAAAGCCGGAGCCCTACAAGGGTAAAGGTATTAAGCTTTCCGATGAATACGTCATCCGCAAAGCCGGTAAGGCGGCCGCAACGGCCAAGGAATAA
- the rplR gene encoding 50S ribosomal protein L18 yields the protein MDKLTSRKLRQKRVRARLKGTSERPRLSVSISNRHVSAQIVDDSKQVTLAASTSVGQKQLPVNLMERASWVGTDIAKKAKQAKITKLVLDRGGKKYHGRLARLADEVRKNGVEL from the coding sequence ATGGATAAACTTACCAGCCGTAAGCTAAGGCAAAAGCGTGTCCGAGCGCGTCTTAAGGGTACAAGCGAACGTCCGCGGCTATCTGTTTCCATCAGCAACCGTCATGTTAGCGCCCAGATTGTCGACGATTCCAAGCAAGTGACGTTGGCCGCCAGCACCAGCGTTGGCCAAAAGCAACTGCCCGTCAATCTTATGGAACGAGCAAGCTGGGTTGGAACTGATATTGCCAAAAAAGCCAAACAAGCTAAAATCACTAAACTAGTATTGGATCGCGGTGGCAAGAAATATCATGGTCGGCTAGCAAGGTTGGCCGACGAAGTCAGAAAGAACGGAGTGGAGCTCTAA
- the rpsE gene encoding 30S ribosomal protein S5 yields MADRPTDQQWHEQVISIDRVARVVRGGRRFRFRALVTVGDGKRQVGIGIAKGDDVQSAITKAVATAKKQLVQVPLDKGTIPHEITIKYGGAHVMLKPAAPGTGVIAGGVVRTIIDATGIENILSKSLGSNNKINNAYATIEAFTSLVPKKDWLHPPIKTTKPVKAKAKPVVKTKQAAAKAGSKS; encoded by the coding sequence ATGGCCGATAGACCAACCGACCAACAGTGGCACGAGCAAGTTATTAGCATCGATCGGGTGGCACGCGTCGTGCGCGGCGGTCGACGCTTTAGATTCAGGGCGCTAGTCACCGTCGGCGACGGCAAGCGCCAAGTTGGCATCGGTATCGCCAAGGGCGACGACGTACAGTCGGCTATTACCAAGGCGGTCGCTACTGCCAAAAAACAGTTGGTGCAAGTACCACTGGATAAAGGCACGATTCCCCACGAAATAACAATCAAATACGGCGGTGCTCACGTCATGCTCAAACCAGCGGCGCCCGGCACTGGGGTCATTGCCGGCGGTGTAGTCAGGACTATTATTGACGCGACCGGTATTGAGAATATCTTAAGCAAATCGCTCGGTTCAAATAACAAGATCAACAACGCTTACGCTACGATCGAGGCTTTTACCTCACTGGTTCCGAAAAAGGATTGGTTACACCCACCAATAAAAACTACCAAACCGGTTAAAGCCAAGGCTAAGCCAGTCGTAAAGACCAAGCAGGCGGCGGCCAAGGCAGGGAGTAAGTCATGA
- the rplO gene encoding 50S ribosomal protein L15, with protein sequence MRAHELKLMPVKNRVRPGRGISAGRGKTAGRGTKGQNSRTGGGVRPGFEGGQNPLSARLPKLAGFSSHRARTMTVTLGQLNRLKTKIVDNVALHQVGITERADQPVKVVVGGQLSSAKTVKLQGASAGAIALIEKAGGSFNAVKRPKRVRSKK encoded by the coding sequence ATGAGGGCACATGAGCTTAAATTGATGCCAGTTAAGAACCGAGTTAGACCCGGACGGGGTATTAGCGCCGGCCGCGGCAAGACCGCCGGACGGGGGACGAAAGGCCAAAACTCACGCACCGGCGGCGGCGTTCGGCCCGGCTTTGAGGGCGGCCAGAACCCGCTTAGCGCCCGGCTGCCTAAACTTGCAGGCTTCAGTTCTCACCGAGCGCGAACAATGACAGTTACTCTAGGCCAGCTCAACCGGCTTAAAACCAAGATCGTCGACAACGTCGCGCTGCATCAAGTAGGCATTACAGAACGTGCTGATCAACCAGTTAAAGTTGTAGTTGGCGGCCAGCTCAGCTCGGCTAAAACTGTTAAACTGCAAGGAGCTTCCGCTGGTGCAATTGCGTTAATTGAGAAAGCCGGCGGCAGCTTTAACGCCGTTAAGCGGCCAAAGCGAGTCCGGTCCAAGAAATAA
- the secY gene encoding preprotein translocase subunit SecY gives MRRRLMIVVGLVLVYRMLAFIPIPLAEPTQLRQLIDNLFNSQDLLGFINFLSGGALANFSIVLMGLGPYINASIIMQLLTKAVPRLEEINEDGESGRRRINQITRILTLPLAIIQSIGLLLLIRQQASSGLGIDIAGEASFFQWALMIGALTVGSMLLMWLGEIMTEQGVGNGISLLIFAGIVSQLPQIASVVISSLSASFGGGNVSTLFGFTLPVNFTILAFIVGFILAVIFITYFVVKLNEAQRVITVSYAKRVRGNRAYGGVDTVLPVKLITAGVIPIIFAVAFLAVPSFVGQLMTSADTAWLASLGQKLIDWFTPPVSLGGTGSTLSASNQYIYPSVYFLLVVLFTYFYTSIVFNAKQIAENLQKQGGFVAGIRPGRQTESFLKRVVNRLNLFGSMSLGALALLPFFVEKILGTTQLTIGGTGLLIIVAVAIETLRQIESRALMVTYDYDQP, from the coding sequence ATGCGACGACGGCTGATGATTGTTGTCGGTTTGGTCCTAGTCTACCGTATGCTGGCTTTTATCCCGATCCCCCTTGCCGAACCGACCCAACTGAGACAGCTGATCGATAATCTATTTAATAGCCAGGATCTGCTCGGTTTTATAAACTTCCTGTCCGGTGGTGCCTTGGCCAACTTTTCAATTGTGTTAATGGGGCTGGGTCCGTATATCAACGCCTCGATCATTATGCAGTTGCTGACCAAAGCCGTACCGCGTCTGGAAGAGATAAACGAAGACGGTGAGAGCGGTCGGCGTCGAATTAATCAAATAACCCGAATCTTAACGCTGCCGCTGGCTATAATCCAATCGATCGGCCTGCTCCTGCTCATTCGCCAGCAGGCGTCCAGCGGACTCGGCATTGATATCGCCGGCGAGGCGAGTTTCTTCCAGTGGGCGTTAATGATTGGCGCGCTGACTGTTGGTTCGATGTTACTGATGTGGCTGGGAGAAATTATGACTGAACAAGGCGTGGGTAACGGCATTAGCTTACTTATATTTGCCGGTATCGTCAGCCAGCTGCCGCAAATTGCCAGCGTTGTTATTAGTTCCTTATCCGCCAGTTTCGGTGGGGGTAACGTGTCGACCCTGTTTGGCTTTACGCTGCCAGTTAATTTTACGATCCTAGCCTTTATCGTGGGCTTTATCCTGGCGGTGATATTTATCACCTACTTCGTGGTTAAACTTAATGAGGCCCAACGGGTGATAACTGTCAGCTATGCCAAGCGCGTCAGAGGAAACAGAGCCTACGGTGGGGTTGATACAGTTCTGCCGGTCAAGCTGATAACGGCCGGAGTTATTCCGATTATCTTCGCGGTGGCGTTTTTGGCCGTCCCCAGTTTTGTCGGCCAACTGATGACTTCAGCCGACACGGCCTGGCTTGCCAGTTTAGGCCAAAAGCTGATTGATTGGTTTACTCCGCCGGTTTCATTGGGCGGCACGGGCAGTACTTTGTCCGCCAGCAATCAATACATCTATCCAAGCGTGTACTTTTTATTGGTAGTGCTATTTACGTATTTTTATACCAGTATCGTCTTCAATGCCAAGCAAATCGCCGAAAACTTGCAAAAACAGGGCGGATTCGTGGCTGGTATCCGTCCCGGCCGACAAACCGAGAGCTTTTTAAAGCGAGTTGTCAACCGGTTGAACTTGTTTGGTTCGATGAGTTTAGGCGCCTTGGCCTTACTGCCATTTTTCGTCGAGAAAATTCTCGGTACCACCCAACTAACGATTGGCGGTACGGGGCTACTGATTATAGTAGCGGTAGCGATTGAGACACTGAGGCAGATCGAATCGAGGGCTTTGATGGTGACGTATGACTACGACCAGCCCTAA
- the infA gene encoding translation initiation factor IF-1: MNKTKQVIELAGTVIETLPGTKFKVELENGHTIIAHMAGRMRKYYIRIVPGDKVTVELTPYDLTKGRITYRHN, from the coding sequence ATGAATAAGACTAAGCAGGTCATTGAGCTGGCCGGTACTGTTATTGAAACTTTACCGGGTACCAAATTTAAGGTGGAGCTAGAAAACGGGCATACCATCATTGCCCACATGGCCGGCCGCATGCGGAAGTATTACATTAGGATTGTGCCGGGAGACAAAGTCACGGTTGAGCTGACTCCCTACGATCTCACCAAAGGCCGCATAACTTATCGACACAACTAA
- the rpmJ gene encoding 50S ribosomal protein L36: MKVKASVKKISPDDQIVRRKGRLYVINKRKPKHKQRQG; encoded by the coding sequence ATGAAAGTCAAAGCCAGCGTCAAAAAGATTAGCCCAGATGATCAAATAGTGCGCCGCAAGGGGCGCTTATATGTCATTAACAAACGCAAGCCCAAACACAAGCAAAGGCAAGGTTGA
- the rpsM gene encoding 30S ribosomal protein S13: MARIAGVTVPTDKKSVHALTYIYGIGPSKAKLILDQAGVDPEARVKDLTETELNRIREELAANHTVEGELQRIVTGNVKRLKDINSYRGIRHKLNLPSKGQRTRTNARTRRGRRQTVGGLTIKAAAKT, translated from the coding sequence ATGGCCAGAATCGCCGGTGTCACTGTCCCTACAGATAAGAAGTCGGTCCACGCCCTGACTTATATTTACGGTATTGGCCCGAGTAAAGCTAAGTTGATACTCGATCAAGCCGGTGTCGACCCAGAGGCGCGGGTTAAAGATTTGACCGAGACCGAACTAAATCGGATCCGGGAAGAACTGGCCGCCAATCATACAGTTGAAGGCGAGTTGCAACGGATTGTAACTGGTAACGTCAAGCGACTAAAGGATATCAACAGCTACCGCGGTATCAGGCATAAGTTAAATTTGCCGTCCAAAGGCCAACGAACGCGGACCAACGCCCGCACCCGGCGTGGTCGGCGCCAGACTGTGGGCGGTTTGACAATCAAAGCGGCAGCCAAGACTTAA
- the rpsK gene encoding 30S ribosomal protein S11, which produces MAETTATTKVKPKKKQKRIVAAGEVHIQASFNNTIITVTDKKGDTLTASSAGATGFRGSKKGTAYAAQVASEKALNQAKQQFGLASVEVFVGGIGLGREAAIRALQNVEVVVESIKDVTTIAHGGVRPRKPRRG; this is translated from the coding sequence ATGGCCGAAACTACCGCAACCACCAAAGTCAAGCCGAAGAAGAAGCAGAAACGAATCGTTGCAGCCGGCGAAGTTCATATTCAAGCCAGTTTTAATAATACGATCATTACGGTTACCGATAAAAAGGGAGATACCCTGACCGCCTCCAGCGCTGGAGCAACCGGATTTAGAGGCTCAAAAAAAGGGACCGCTTACGCGGCCCAAGTGGCCAGCGAGAAAGCCTTGAACCAAGCGAAGCAACAATTTGGCTTAGCTAGTGTCGAAGTCTTTGTCGGCGGCATCGGTCTGGGCCGCGAAGCGGCTATTAGGGCACTCCAGAATGTCGAGGTCGTGGTTGAGAGCATTAAAGACGTCACAACCATTGCCCACGGCGGGGTGCGCCCCAGAAAGCCGAGACGAGGCTAA